A single region of the Streptomyces sp. NBC_00236 genome encodes:
- a CDS encoding RNA-guided endonuclease InsQ/TnpB family protein, with protein sequence MTDTTDQPTRVAGDEAKRIKREALGIADRKKHQGRAAAAMKSRAKEPGTQQRVYRYRFYPTPSQAEQLEKTFGACRWVYNEGLALRVGAWERHRVSVGFAETCRALTGWRQASETSWLREVSSTVLQQSLRHLDGAFTRFFKQLAKYPQRKAKRRSRDSATYVRTGFRWAEDPERPGTGLVTLAKQTVPLDVRWSRPLPAGVTPVKLSVTRDRAGRYFVAMLVEERIDPLPTAFVRGGRAPKAVGIDLGLAALVTLDDGTKVDHPRLLKKYERELARLQRGLHRKTKGSKNRGKARERVARLYALISDVRRDMLDQLTTRLVRENQVLVVEDLAIMNLLRPAVGKGRRRKARLSRSIIDAAWGELLRQLRYKCAWYGRTLVIVDRFFPSTRRCSGCHAKGPSLDVSVREWTCAECGAVHDRDVNAARNLREEGMRLYWLVASALPPGRMPPSVIKASELADVLLAA encoded by the coding sequence ATGACGGACACCACAGACCAGCCGACAAGGGTGGCGGGCGACGAGGCCAAGCGCATCAAACGTGAGGCTCTGGGCATCGCCGACCGCAAGAAGCACCAGGGTCGGGCGGCGGCCGCCATGAAGAGCCGGGCCAAGGAGCCCGGCACACAGCAGCGCGTGTACCGGTACCGCTTCTATCCGACCCCGTCGCAGGCCGAGCAGTTGGAGAAGACCTTCGGAGCCTGCCGCTGGGTCTACAACGAGGGGCTGGCGCTCCGGGTGGGCGCCTGGGAGCGGCATCGCGTTTCGGTGGGGTTCGCCGAGACCTGCCGGGCGTTGACGGGGTGGCGGCAGGCTTCGGAGACGTCGTGGCTGCGCGAGGTGTCCTCGACGGTGTTGCAGCAGTCGTTGCGCCATCTGGACGGTGCGTTCACGCGGTTCTTCAAACAGTTGGCGAAGTACCCGCAGCGAAAGGCGAAACGCCGGTCGCGGGATTCGGCGACGTACGTACGGACCGGTTTCCGCTGGGCGGAGGATCCCGAGCGGCCCGGAACGGGGCTGGTGACGCTGGCGAAGCAGACGGTGCCGCTGGATGTGCGGTGGTCGCGGCCGTTGCCGGCCGGGGTGACACCCGTGAAGTTGTCGGTGACGCGGGACCGGGCCGGCCGGTACTTCGTAGCCATGCTGGTCGAGGAGCGGATCGATCCCCTGCCCACCGCCTTCGTACGGGGCGGACGCGCACCGAAAGCCGTGGGGATCGATCTGGGGCTGGCTGCGCTGGTGACGCTGGACGACGGAACGAAGGTGGATCACCCGCGCCTGCTGAAGAAGTACGAAAGGGAGCTGGCGCGGCTGCAGCGGGGGCTGCATCGCAAGACGAAGGGGTCCAAGAACCGAGGGAAGGCCCGAGAGCGCGTCGCCCGTCTGTACGCCCTGATCAGCGACGTACGCAGAGACATGCTGGACCAGCTGACCACCCGCCTCGTGCGCGAGAACCAAGTGCTCGTGGTGGAAGATCTGGCCATCATGAATCTGCTGCGTCCGGCGGTCGGAAAGGGGCGTCGGCGCAAGGCCCGGCTGAGCCGTTCGATCATTGATGCGGCCTGGGGCGAACTGCTCCGGCAGCTGCGCTACAAGTGCGCCTGGTACGGGCGAACGCTGGTGATCGTGGACCGCTTCTTCCCGTCGACGCGTCGGTGTTCCGGCTGCCACGCGAAGGGGCCGTCGCTCGATGTGTCCGTACGCGAGTGGACGTGCGCGGAGTGCGGTGCGGTGCACGACCGCGACGTGAATGCGGCGCGGAATCTCCGGGAGGAAGGCATGCGGCTGTACTGGCTCGTGGCCTCCGCACTCCCGCCGGGGCGGATGCCTCCGTCTGTGATCAAGGCATCGGAGCTGGCAGACGTACTGCTGGCCGCATGA
- a CDS encoding NAD(P)-binding domain-containing protein, with translation MASLALIGPGRHGTAIAQLFASHGVDVTLYHHRPEKAEAAARAVRAVAKRAGVFVAPSLAAAVEGQELVVLATLWDAPQRAVITELGDRLAGKILLDVSNPLDVTPAGIIPRQPREGSAGQFVATLLPHGTAHVKAFSNLATIAIREGADHEPAAVLPFAADSAATADRIRPHLERTGWQPWLTGDISISRELEIGGHYNGVHGRWGRSRLDAEEMLAHSGPEADLSPTTLENGF, from the coding sequence ATGGCCTCCCTCGCGCTCATCGGTCCCGGACGCCACGGCACGGCGATCGCCCAGCTCTTCGCCTCCCACGGCGTCGACGTCACCCTCTACCACCACCGTCCCGAGAAGGCGGAGGCCGCCGCCCGTGCGGTGCGCGCGGTCGCGAAGAGGGCCGGCGTATTCGTCGCCCCGAGCCTCGCGGCAGCCGTGGAGGGTCAGGAACTGGTGGTTCTGGCAACCCTCTGGGACGCCCCCCAGCGAGCCGTGATCACCGAACTCGGCGACAGGCTGGCCGGAAAGATCCTCCTCGACGTGTCGAACCCGCTCGACGTGACACCGGCCGGGATCATCCCCCGCCAGCCGCGTGAAGGATCGGCGGGACAGTTCGTCGCCACCCTCCTGCCGCACGGCACGGCGCACGTCAAGGCCTTCTCCAACCTCGCGACCATCGCGATCCGCGAGGGCGCCGACCACGAGCCCGCCGCGGTCCTCCCCTTCGCCGCCGACTCCGCCGCGACGGCCGACCGGATCCGCCCGCACCTGGAGCGCACCGGCTGGCAGCCGTGGCTCACGGGAGACATCTCGATCTCGCGCGAGCTCGAGATCGGCGGCCACTACAACGGCGTGCACGGCCGATGGGGGCGCTCCAGGCTCGACGCCGAGGAGATGCTCGCCCACTCGGGACCCGAGGCAGACCTTTCCCCGACCACCCTTGAGAACGGATTCTGA
- a CDS encoding DoxX family membrane protein, with the protein MSVDTRTPRFDEQPALSMAKVDCDPAQVIVNHASFRVQLAPGQRARLRGVAPAGAPRIPAMSGTGAGRGRRAPVVWSGRSAPGDPGASGLLQAVRNSTAGRPDTAYDPYEPYASYEFDSGPGSPGTQVIPRLEETQPNPVITAPHQPRRPGGPLLPPMRQAVGAYDPVEPGPYDTDGHDRDAYDGDDITDTRDRRTGNDTVRHAYYPGRRMNLGVVLLPMRVFLGFISIYAGMGKLCDPVYFDGGDRGSMVKWLTSLHPWALAEPLRDFALSHPVGAGLTIAFLQVVVGVLTVLGLWQRVAASIGALLSAALLVTVSWRTVAVYDAPDIIYLAAWSPLVIAGAPVYSVDGRLAGEAWRKLGPRSEIWDLRRRVLRRGAVVATVVVGLTLLIGSMLGGAVRSTEVVTVPGPNGVPTNQLPGTPLPDKSRSGKASHTPTGQHPTPSRTTAPRTPSAKASTPATDSVRESGQAAGAGQPSQTQGTGQTTPQQTTPQQPPSSSSGPSSSGPTGGSTTGGTDPGTGSTGGTSGDGGGGGGRNPIGGLLG; encoded by the coding sequence ATGAGTGTGGACACCAGAACGCCTCGGTTCGACGAACAACCCGCCCTGAGCATGGCCAAGGTGGACTGCGACCCCGCGCAGGTCATCGTCAACCACGCCAGCTTCCGGGTGCAGCTCGCCCCCGGCCAGCGCGCACGGCTGCGCGGTGTGGCACCCGCCGGAGCACCCAGGATCCCCGCCATGAGCGGCACCGGGGCCGGACGCGGCCGACGCGCCCCCGTCGTGTGGAGCGGCAGGTCCGCCCCCGGCGACCCCGGCGCCAGCGGACTCCTCCAGGCCGTACGGAACTCCACCGCGGGCCGGCCCGACACCGCCTACGACCCGTACGAGCCCTACGCCTCCTACGAGTTCGACAGCGGACCCGGCAGCCCCGGCACCCAGGTCATCCCGCGCCTCGAAGAGACCCAGCCCAACCCCGTCATCACCGCACCGCACCAGCCACGCCGCCCCGGCGGCCCGCTGCTGCCCCCCATGCGCCAGGCCGTCGGCGCCTACGACCCCGTCGAGCCCGGCCCGTACGACACCGACGGACACGACCGCGACGCCTACGACGGCGACGACATCACCGACACCCGCGACCGCCGCACCGGAAACGACACCGTCCGGCACGCGTACTACCCCGGCCGCCGCATGAACCTCGGCGTCGTCCTCCTGCCGATGCGCGTCTTCCTCGGCTTCATCTCCATCTACGCCGGCATGGGCAAGCTCTGCGACCCCGTCTACTTCGACGGCGGCGACCGCGGCTCCATGGTCAAGTGGCTGACCTCGCTCCACCCCTGGGCCCTCGCCGAACCCCTGCGCGACTTCGCCCTCTCCCACCCCGTCGGCGCCGGCCTCACCATCGCCTTCCTCCAGGTCGTCGTCGGCGTCCTCACCGTCCTCGGCCTCTGGCAGCGCGTCGCCGCCTCCATCGGCGCCCTCCTGTCCGCCGCCCTCCTGGTCACCGTCAGCTGGCGCACCGTCGCCGTCTACGACGCACCCGACATCATCTACCTCGCCGCCTGGAGCCCCCTGGTCATCGCGGGCGCCCCCGTCTACTCCGTCGACGGACGACTCGCCGGAGAAGCCTGGCGCAAGCTCGGCCCCCGCTCCGAGATCTGGGACCTCCGCCGCCGCGTCCTGCGCCGCGGCGCCGTCGTCGCCACCGTCGTCGTCGGCCTCACCCTCCTCATCGGCTCCATGCTCGGCGGCGCCGTCCGCTCCACCGAAGTCGTCACCGTCCCCGGCCCGAACGGCGTCCCCACCAACCAGCTCCCCGGCACCCCGCTCCCCGACAAGTCCCGCAGCGGCAAGGCCTCCCACACCCCGACCGGACAGCACCCCACCCCCTCCCGCACCACCGCACCCCGCACCCCGTCCGCCAAGGCCTCCACACCCGCCACGGACAGCGTCCGCGAGTCCGGCCAGGCCGCCGGAGCCGGCCAGCCCAGCCAGACCCAGGGCACCGGACAGACCACCCCGCAGCAGACCACCCCCCAGCAGCCCCCCTCCAGCAGCTCCGGCCCCAGCTCCTCCGGCCCCACCGGCGGCTCCACCACCGGCGGCACGGACCCCGGCACCGGCTCCACGGGCGGCACCAGCGGCGACGGTGGCGGTGGCGGCGGCCGCAACCCCATCGGCGGCCTCCTCGGCTGA
- a CDS encoding RNA polymerase sigma factor, whose translation MESNQTVSEPGRSTRFTALYTREYPRVHAFAHRRTGNGGEAEEIAAEVFRIAWEHELGGGETTPGWLFVTARNVLGNHYRTATRLSELHRRIGEEAGRAAAPPEESAVLDTLDRLPGPHREVLLLSYWDGLTAAEAGAVLGCGTSAVWVRLHRARKAFREHYTSSGESA comes from the coding sequence GTGGAGAGCAACCAGACCGTGAGCGAGCCGGGGCGGAGCACCCGGTTCACCGCGTTGTACACACGGGAGTACCCGCGGGTGCACGCCTTCGCGCACCGCAGGACGGGCAACGGGGGTGAGGCCGAGGAGATTGCCGCGGAGGTGTTCCGCATCGCCTGGGAACACGAGCTCGGCGGCGGGGAGACGACCCCCGGCTGGTTGTTCGTCACCGCCAGGAACGTGCTCGGCAACCACTACCGGACCGCCACCAGGCTGAGCGAGCTGCATCGGCGCATCGGCGAGGAAGCGGGCCGCGCTGCCGCGCCGCCGGAGGAATCGGCGGTGCTGGACACGCTCGATCGCCTGCCGGGACCGCATCGGGAGGTGTTGCTGCTCAGTTACTGGGACGGCCTCACCGCGGCGGAGGCCGGTGCGGTGCTCGGGTGCGGCACCTCGGCCGTCTGGGTCCGTCTGCACCGAGCACGCAAGGCGTTCCGTGAGCACTACACCTCGTCAGGGGAGTCGGCATGA
- a CDS encoding ABC transporter ATP-binding protein, which yields MASVTFDKASRVYPGSTKPAVDQLEIDIADGEFLVLVGPSGCGKSTSLRMLAGLEDVNGGAIRIGDRDVTHLPPKDRDIAMVFQNYALYPHMSVADNMGFALKIAGINKTEIRAKVEEAAKMLDLTDYLDRKPKALSGGQRQRVAMGRAIVREPQVFLMDEPLSNLDAKLRVSTRTQIASLQRRLGITTVYVTHDQVEALTMGDRVAVLKDGLLQQVDSPRNMYDKPANLFVAGFIGSPAMNLVEVPITDGGVKFGNSVVPVSREALTAAADRGDRTVTVGIRPEHFDIVEHGGAAATGLTKASSDAPAGLAVSVNVVEELGADGFVYGAAEVGGEHKDLVVRVGGRAVPEKGTKLHVVPRPDELHVFATSTGERLTA from the coding sequence ATGGCCAGTGTCACGTTCGACAAGGCGTCCCGCGTCTACCCCGGCTCCACGAAGCCGGCCGTCGACCAGCTCGAGATCGACATCGCGGACGGTGAGTTCCTCGTCCTCGTCGGTCCCTCCGGTTGTGGCAAGTCGACCTCCCTGCGCATGCTCGCGGGTCTCGAGGACGTCAACGGCGGTGCCATCCGCATCGGTGACCGCGACGTCACGCACCTGCCGCCGAAGGACCGGGACATCGCCATGGTGTTCCAGAACTACGCGCTCTACCCGCACATGTCCGTCGCGGACAACATGGGCTTCGCGCTGAAGATCGCCGGTATCAACAAGACCGAGATCCGCGCGAAGGTCGAAGAGGCCGCCAAGATGCTGGACCTCACCGACTACCTGGACCGCAAGCCGAAGGCGCTCTCCGGTGGTCAGCGTCAGCGTGTGGCGATGGGCCGCGCGATCGTGCGTGAGCCCCAGGTCTTCCTCATGGACGAGCCGCTGTCGAACCTCGACGCCAAGCTCCGTGTCTCCACCCGTACGCAGATCGCCTCGCTCCAGCGCCGTCTGGGCATCACGACCGTGTACGTCACGCACGACCAGGTCGAGGCCCTCACCATGGGTGACCGTGTCGCGGTCCTCAAGGACGGTCTGCTGCAGCAGGTCGACTCGCCGCGCAACATGTACGACAAGCCGGCGAACCTCTTCGTGGCCGGCTTCATCGGCTCCCCGGCCATGAACCTGGTCGAGGTCCCGATCACCGACGGTGGCGTGAAGTTCGGCAACAGCGTCGTCCCCGTCTCCCGCGAGGCGCTCACCGCCGCCGCGGACCGCGGTGACCGCACCGTCACGGTCGGCATCCGTCCCGAGCACTTCGACATCGTCGAGCACGGCGGCGCCGCCGCGACCGGCCTCACCAAGGCCTCCTCGGACGCCCCGGCCGGCCTGGCCGTCTCGGTCAACGTCGTCGAGGAGCTCGGCGCCGACGGCTTCGTCTACGGCGCCGCCGAGGTCGGTGGCGAGCACAAGGACCTGGTCGTCCGTGTCGGCGGCCGTGCCGTCCCGGAGAAGGGCACCAAGCTCCACGTCGTGCCCCGCCCGGACGAGCTGCACGTCTTCGCGACGTCGACGGGTGAGCGTCTCACCGCCTGA
- a CDS encoding nucleotidyltransferase family protein, translated as MHTFPTQAVILAGGQGSRLRPYTDDRPKPMVEIPGTGTPIIGHQLAWLAAEGVTDAVVSCGHLAEVLQEWLDAAVLPLRVTTVVESEPLGRGGGLKYAAARLPDPEQPWYATNGDIWTRFSLREMAAFHAERDATATLALARPRIPWGAVETDAFGHITDFIESPPSPYLINAGVYVFSPAFTGMLPDRGDHERTTFPRLARERRLAGYPLPHGAYWRAIDTAKDLTEAAKELDGR; from the coding sequence ATGCATACGTTTCCGACGCAGGCCGTGATCCTGGCGGGTGGCCAGGGGTCACGGCTGCGCCCGTACACCGATGACCGCCCCAAGCCGATGGTCGAGATCCCGGGTACCGGGACGCCGATCATCGGCCATCAGCTTGCCTGGCTGGCCGCCGAGGGCGTGACCGACGCCGTGGTGTCGTGCGGGCATCTCGCCGAGGTGCTGCAGGAGTGGCTGGACGCGGCGGTGCTGCCGTTGCGGGTGACGACGGTGGTGGAGTCCGAGCCGCTGGGCCGCGGTGGCGGGCTGAAGTACGCGGCGGCCCGGCTGCCCGATCCGGAGCAGCCCTGGTACGCGACCAACGGTGATATCTGGACCCGTTTCTCGTTGCGTGAGATGGCCGCGTTCCATGCGGAGCGTGATGCGACCGCGACGCTGGCGCTGGCTCGTCCGCGCATTCCGTGGGGTGCGGTGGAGACGGATGCGTTCGGGCACATCACGGACTTCATCGAGTCTCCCCCGTCGCCGTATCTGATCAACGCGGGTGTGTACGTGTTCTCTCCCGCGTTCACGGGGATGCTGCCGGACCGGGGTGACCATGAGCGGACGACGTTCCCGAGGCTGGCGCGGGAGCGCAGGCTGGCCGGGTATCCGTTGCCGCACGGGGCGTACTGGCGGGCCATCGACACGGCGAAGGACCTGACGGAGGCGGCGAAGGAGCTGGACGGGCGGTAG